The following coding sequences are from one Mesorhizobium onobrychidis window:
- the osmF gene encoding glycine betaine ABC transporter substrate-binding protein OsmF, giving the protein MFSVKFLAGAALALGITAASANAQVVVSSKIDTEGGVLGNIIQLVLNANNIQTTDRMQLGGTPVVRKAITAGEIDIYPEYTGNAAFFFEKADDPVWKDAAKGYETAKKLDYDANKIVWLSPSPANNTWAIALRKDVAETNKLATLSDFGKYVSGGGQVVLAASAEFVNSAAALPAFQTTYGFTLKPDQLITLSGGDTAATIAAAANQTNGANAAMVYGTDGGIAPSGLVVLEDDKGVQPVYQPAPIIREAVLKEHPAIETLLKPVFAKLDLVTLQELNGRLQVGGEPVKGVAEDFLKKNGFLK; this is encoded by the coding sequence ATGTTTTCAGTCAAGTTTCTGGCCGGCGCAGCACTGGCGCTCGGCATCACCGCAGCCTCGGCGAACGCTCAGGTGGTGGTGTCGTCGAAGATCGACACCGAAGGCGGCGTGCTCGGCAACATCATCCAGCTGGTGCTGAACGCCAACAACATCCAGACCACCGACCGCATGCAGCTCGGCGGCACTCCTGTGGTGCGCAAGGCGATCACCGCCGGCGAGATCGACATCTATCCGGAATACACCGGCAATGCCGCCTTCTTCTTCGAGAAGGCCGACGATCCGGTGTGGAAGGATGCCGCCAAGGGCTATGAAACGGCCAAGAAGCTCGACTACGACGCCAACAAGATCGTCTGGCTGTCGCCGTCGCCGGCCAACAACACCTGGGCGATCGCGCTGCGCAAGGATGTCGCCGAGACCAACAAGCTGGCGACGCTGTCCGACTTCGGCAAATATGTCTCCGGCGGCGGCCAGGTGGTGCTGGCGGCCTCGGCCGAATTCGTCAATTCGGCCGCCGCACTGCCGGCCTTCCAGACCACCTATGGCTTCACGCTGAAGCCGGACCAGCTGATCACGCTCTCCGGCGGCGATACGGCGGCGACCATCGCCGCTGCGGCGAACCAGACCAACGGCGCCAATGCCGCCATGGTCTACGGCACCGACGGCGGCATCGCGCCGTCCGGCCTGGTCGTGCTCGAAGACGACAAGGGCGTGCAGCCGGTCTACCAGCCGGCGCCGATCATCCGCGAGGCGGTGCTGAAGGAGCATCCCGCAATCGAGACGCTGCTGAAGCCGGTCTTCGCCAAGCTCGACCTCGTCACCCTGCAGGAACTGAACGGCCGCCTCCAGGTCGGCGGCGAGCCGGTCAAGGGCGTCGCCGAAGACTTTTTGAAGAAGAACGGGTTTTTGAAGTAG